From Halomarina ordinaria:
CCGAGTGGCGACGCTACGACTCCCGCAGTCCTTCCGCGTCCTCCCAGGTCCGGACGAGAGCCGCGAGCGTCGCGTTCACCGGCGCGTCGGGTCCCGCGATTCGGCCGTTGATGGCGTCGATTTCCGTTCGCGTCCCTCGCTCGACGTCCTGAAGCATCGAGGAGCGGTTCGAGGCCGTCGCACGGACGACACGGTCGACGCTCGCGACGGCCCGCGCCTCGGTGAGGTCGATGCCCTCGCCTCGGGCCGACTGGGCGACCTCTCGGGCGGCCGCGTGCGCCACGTCGCGACCGGGCGGGTCGGAGAGCGCGCCGTTCGGGACGCGCGCGAGCGCCGTCGCGGCATTGACGCCGGCGTTGACGGCGAGTTTTTCCCACACGCGCCGGGGCATGTCCTCGGCGACGACGTGCTCGACCCCCGCCCGCTCGAACGCCCGACCCGTCCGGTCGGCGGCGACCGAGGGTCCGCCCTCGCGCGCGCCGAGCGCCACCTCGCCGACGCCCGTACAGGCGACCCGGCCGGGGCCGAGCAGGCGCGCGCCGTAGGTGCAGGTCCCCGCGAGCACCGTCCTCCCGTCGAGGTGGGCCGCGAGGGTCGCCTCGTTGTCGAGGCCGTTCTGGAGCGAGAGGACCGTCGGCACGTCGCACCGAGCGAGCGCGCGTGCGGCGCGCTCCGTGTCGAACGACTTCACGGTGACGAGCGCGAGGTCCGCGCGGGCCGGGAGCGTCGTCCGCGCGGCGGGGTGGACGGTCGCCTCGACCTCGCCCTCGATTCGCAGGCCCGACGCCCGGACGCGCTCGACGTGTGCGGCGCGCCCGACGAGCGTGACGTCGTGTTCGCGCGCGAGCAGGCCACCGACGAGGCTCCCGAGACTGCCGGCCCCGAACACGACGACGTCCATGGTTCTCCTACCCGAGATGGCGACTTCAGCCCACCGCTCGATTCCGGGCAGCGTGTCTCTCACGGTCGTTCTGGACACTCCCGACCTTTCTGTGAGACCACGATCGCGCGCTCGGGCCCCTACTCACCGGATTCGAGCGCTGGTCGTTGCTGGGACACCCATCGTTATGGTGGTCGCCCGCGTACACCGCTCCGTATGCCGGAATGCCAGAACTGCGGTTCTTTCGTGACGACAGCGTACGCACGAGTCTTCACGCCGGACGATGTCGAGAGCCCGCGGGTCTGCCCCAACTGTGAGGACAAGATCCGCGACGGCGCGGGCGTACGCGAGGCGCGCTCGACTCGACGGGTCTGAGGCGTCGTACTACAACAACTCGGTCGCTTCCTCGAACGCGGCGCGCGTTCGTTCTTCCTCCCGGGCCTCGGCGGTGACGCGGACCAGCGGCTGCGTCCCGCTGGCGCGCACGAGGAACCAGGCGTCCCCGAGGTCGACGCGGACGCCGTCGAGCGTCGTCACGTCGTCGTAGCGCGCCTCGACCGTCTCCCGAATCGCGGCCATCGTCCGCTCCTTGTCGTCCACCTCGACGCTCGTCCGCCGGATGGGGTAGTTCGGGATGTCGCCGACGCGTGCTTCGAGCGGGCGCTCGGCGGCGAGTGCGACCAGTTCGACCGCCGCCTGCGGGCCGTCCGGGCAGAGCGTCTGGTCGGGCCAGATCCACGCCCCGCTCGGTTCGCCGCCGAAGGTGACGTCGCCGCCGAGTGCC
This genomic window contains:
- a CDS encoding ketopantoate reductase family protein: MDVVVFGAGSLGSLVGGLLAREHDVTLVGRAAHVERVRASGLRIEGEVEATVHPAARTTLPARADLALVTVKSFDTERAARALARCDVPTVLSLQNGLDNEATLAAHLDGRTVLAGTCTYGARLLGPGRVACTGVGEVALGAREGGPSVAADRTGRAFERAGVEHVVAEDMPRRVWEKLAVNAGVNAATALARVPNGALSDPPGRDVAHAAAREVAQSARGEGIDLTEARAVASVDRVVRATASNRSSMLQDVERGTRTEIDAINGRIAGPDAPVNATLAALVRTWEDAEGLRES
- a CDS encoding DUF7563 family protein, producing the protein MPECQNCGSFVTTAYARVFTPDDVESPRVCPNCEDKIRDGAGVREARSTRRV